A segment of the Campylobacter anatolicus genome:
TTCTCTTTTATGATTTCTTTTATCGCTTTTTTATCAAGCATTTTTGAGTTAAACGCTTGCAAAATTTGCATTATCTCGTCTTGAGGACATTTTACTGATTCGAGTTCGATTATGACCGTAAGCTCATCTAAGTTTGGCTTGTAGCCTAAAATTTTACTCCATCTTTTTTTGCTATGATAATTGGATACCATAACAAAAATCACAACCAGTGCAACAATAGCAAGTACCCAGTACATATTTACAACCTTTTTAAATTTTAAAGATTATATTTATTTTATACAGGAATTGTCAAATTTGAAATTAAAACTTTTGATAATCTGTTGTGTTGTCAAAAAATAAAATAAGCTTTTTATGATAAGCCGATCCTGCTTAGTCCATAACTAAAAAGAGCATTCACCGCTATTTTTAGACTCTCGTTTGCTCCGGCACATGATAGCTCTTTTAGACTCTCACCGATACTTTTACGTTCGCTATCAACGCTTTTAGGCGTAGATTTTAAAAGCTTGAGGCCCTTCATCGTTAGCCTTGTGTCATAATAAGCTCCAAAGCCCGATTTCTTAGCCGTTATTATCTCATTTTCCATTAGCCACGTTACGGTAGCCTCCAAAAACTCTAATTCTCTCATATCACCCATAGCACCCTCAGGTGTCTCTAAAAACTCAGCCATAGTATCCTTTATACCAAAGTCCTCAGGCATTAACTCACACTTTATAGGAAACTCCTCGTAAAGTTTGGCTAAAATTTTACCCACTAAAATATCGAATTTATCTATATTGTTTTTCATTTTAACTCCTTAAAAATCATTTTTATCTCTGATGCCACTACGCTTGTAACGTTTTTAGCCAGTTGCTCTTTTGCTTTTTCAAACCCACCGCCTCTTATATATTCACTAAAAGCCTTATGTAGGTATGGATTTGCTTTTGTGCCGGGATGTTTGACAGCTTTACCGAAGATGGCATATTGTGTGCTATCATGTGTAGAAACCTTGCCACTCCAGCCTTTTATTTTTTTTAGCGGTGTGGCTAGAGCCTTTGTTTTTTTGGGTTTTATAATATGCGGTTTTGTTCCAAAATATACAAATTTAGCATAAGGTGCTAGTTTTGTATTTCCTACGCTTATTTGAAGTCTTTGTATTTTATCATCAAAAACTTGTATATCTTTTTTTAAATTGCCAGTTTTTAACGGAGCGTGTCTCTTTGCTGCTGCACGGACACCTGAGCCCACACGAAACAAAAATCGCTGTAAATGAGTGTTAAAATTCATCTGTTTTAAAATGCCTTTTAATATAGTTTAAAGCATCAATAAAGGTGCCGTTAAAGCTCTCTTTTTTGCTCCACTCATCGCCATTTTTATTAAGCTCATATACAAAAAACTCACGCATGCTACCAAACATAGCAATATCTTTACACGCCTTTATGGTCTCGTCGTTTGGAGCGAGAACATCATAAATCCACGTAATATTACCATCTAATGCCTCAAACTGAGCAAAAAGTTCATATTTTACTGCTGTACCACGTTCGGCATTTTTAGTACCCTCTATTGTCCAGCCGTTTGCTAGGCAAATATTGTAAATTTCCATTTTATTACCTCCGTTTTATCTAAAACCGCACTATCTTTAAAATATTTTTCTAGGTTTCTGCTTGGTTTAAAAATATTATATAAATAATCACCATCAAACACCATAAAATATCCATTTTGGCTAATAGCCACGCTTCTATTTTGATAATCCTTGTGCGGTGCTATTTTTAAAATAGAATTAAGTGCTTTTATACTATCGCCACTTGAAATTATTCGCCTATTTGAACTTACGCTGTGATTAAAAGTCTTTTTATCGGCATATCTTTCAATACCTATCTTATCAATATGTCTTAAAATTTCATCTTTATTTGGTGCGGATGAGGCTTTCATTTTAACACCATCTTTTTCATACTCATCTATCCATACTGGTACGATCTCGGTTCTACACCTAAAATGATAAGGTGGCATACCAAAGTTTGAGGGCATTTTGTCACTTCTGCCATTATAAGGTGCACTTCGCCACACTGCAGCAGCCTTTTTTTCTGCCATTGTTTTAGCACTAATTATACTATCTGTTTGCTTTTGTATGTGTTTTGCTGGTATGATGCGTCCGTGCATAGAGCGGCAAATAGGGCTAGTTCTGTTATCCATTATTGCTTCTACCTTGTAATATTCTACACCATATTTTATAGCTTGATTTACTGTTGATATGTTTTGGTTTTGACTTATAATATGATCGGCTATACCCTCAAAATAACTTATTCCTTGCTTTAGCTCCTTGCTAAACTCCTCTTTTAAAGCCTCCGCCATTTGCACTCTTGGTATATCGCCACTAAATACACGCTCTATGGTATTTTTTAATCTATCTTGAAATTTAGCACTATACTCTTGCCCTACCCAGTAAAAGTTATTTCTCATCGCCTCTATGGCTTTAATGTCAAGCTTATCAAAGACTATACTAGCACCAAGCCCTCTTGAAAGTGTTAGCTTTTTATAAGTCTCTTCTAGGTTATGCGGATTTATACTTATACTTATACCTTTTATCTTTAAATTTACAAGCTCTTTTAGCTCATTTATATCCATTTTGTAGTTTTCATTTATGAATATTAATAAATTTACAAGCTTAGCCTCAAGCTCCTTATAAGCTAGCTTGGCATTTTGTTTTATAAAATCATCTATTACATCATCTATACTTTTAGCGTTGTTTGCTTTTGATTTTAAAAGCTCTCTTAAGATCACATCCCTAGTCATCAAACAAGCCTCGCTGCTCGTTATTTGGTAGCAGATGTTTAGTGTCGCTTATGTATTGCTCCCAATACGGATCATTATAAACAGCTTCGATAGTTGGAAAGTTTTTAAGGCATTTTTCGCATATTCTATAGCGTTTATTGTGTAAATTTTTTATCGTGGTAGTGACTTTTGTTTTCTCATATCCGCAGTAAGGACAAAACATCTTTACTCCTGTTTTTTCGCCTATTCTATCACTTTTTTAAAATTTTTCACACTCTAGATTTTTGTTTTGTCTTTTAAAACGGCATTTAATCCTGTTATTACGCTAATGGCCTGTTTTTTACTTAGCTTACTTAAGTATGAGCTATAAAGCAATAAAGTCTTACACTGTCTATTTACAAATTTCATAAGTTTTATATCGTTCCAGCGAAGCTCACTCGTTAAAGCCTTGATTTTTTCTATCTGTTTGACGGTTATTTTTTCTGGATTTAATATATTTCGTCCAGTATAATCAGGCTTAAAATTTAGCTCATCATAAACTTTGTCGTTTAGTATATCAAGCACTAAATTAAGCTCTTTAATGCTTAACTCTTTTGAGCTTTGTACACCAAAACGCAACCTCAGCCAATCTTGCCAAGCCTCATTTTCATTGATGAGCTTATATTGCTTATGAGTATGGATTTTTGCTAGAAGCTGTTTTCTATATATCTCTTGAGCAGGTGTCATCATAATCCCTTAAACCATAGGTATTTTGTAAGTGTTGTTCGCGATACTCCCATACAACGAGCCATTTTACTCACATTTAGCTTTCCATTTTTAAAGCGATAAAAGCTAAGATCATATCCTAACGCACTATCTAATATCGCCTTTGCTTTAGCTCTTTTGCTTTGTGCTAAGTTATTAATATGTATACGCTGTTTTGTAGTCATCTTTTACCTTTTTAAAAACTCTTTAATCAATATTTAAGAGTGTTTTAAACATTGATTAAAGGGCTTAAAGCCCTTTAACACAAATTCTTAGCTTCGTTCGTCTTACAAATCTAGGTAAGCACCTGTTTTTGTTATCTTTTAAGCTTTTAAAGTCGTGCCATAAGCCTTGAAATATACTCTCTTTCATCTTGCCATCTCCAAGCTCTCTATTTTAGGCACTATTCTAAAATTGTCTTTTACAACTCTTTTTAAGCCCAATTTAACCAAATCTTCATCTTTTAACTCAGTTAAGGCATCTTTATTTGGTTTTTCCTCATATATTAAGCATTCTTTGCTTAGCCCAAATGCCTTTATAGAACTTATAAGGCTCTCTAGCTTTGCTTTAACACGCGGCAAACTTACGCTCTTGCTTATTCTGTATCCTATCTCACCAAATGTAAATTCTTTACTTCTTTTTTCTACAAACTCCGCTTTATTATCCTCACAAAATAGCGTTATTTGTTGCTCAATGAAATTCTTTTCGCTCTCTAAACGCTCAACTTCGCTCTTTCTAGCCTCTTTTATGCG
Coding sequences within it:
- a CDS encoding phage protein GemA/Gp16 family protein gives rise to the protein MTPAQEIYRKQLLAKIHTHKQYKLINENEAWQDWLRLRFGVQSSKELSIKELNLVLDILNDKVYDELNFKPDYTGRNILNPEKITVKQIEKIKALTSELRWNDIKLMKFVNRQCKTLLLYSSYLSKLSKKQAISVITGLNAVLKDKTKI
- a CDS encoding phage minor head protein, whose product is MTRDVILRELLKSKANNAKSIDDVIDDFIKQNAKLAYKELEAKLVNLLIFINENYKMDINELKELVNLKIKGISISINPHNLEETYKKLTLSRGLGASIVFDKLDIKAIEAMRNNFYWVGQEYSAKFQDRLKNTIERVFSGDIPRVQMAEALKEEFSKELKQGISYFEGIADHIISQNQNISTVNQAIKYGVEYYKVEAIMDNRTSPICRSMHGRIIPAKHIQKQTDSIISAKTMAEKKAAAVWRSAPYNGRSDKMPSNFGMPPYHFRCRTEIVPVWIDEYEKDGVKMKASSAPNKDEILRHIDKIGIERYADKKTFNHSVSSNRRIISSGDSIKALNSILKIAPHKDYQNRSVAISQNGYFMVFDGDYLYNIFKPSRNLEKYFKDSAVLDKTEVIKWKFTIFA
- a CDS encoding host-nuclease inhibitor Gam family protein: MQINSFSDVDIALKRLCEVSVGIEKINGEVTLECNRIKEARKSEVERLESEKNFIEQQITLFCEDNKAEFVEKRSKEFTFGEIGYRISKSVSLPRVKAKLESLISSIKAFGLSKECLIYEEKPNKDALTELKDEDLVKLGLKRVVKDNFRIVPKIESLEMAR
- a CDS encoding HK97-gp10 family putative phage morphogenesis protein; protein product: MNFNTHLQRFLFRVGSGVRAAAKRHAPLKTGNLKKDIQVFDDKIQRLQISVGNTKLAPYAKFVYFGTKPHIIKPKKTKALATPLKKIKGWSGKVSTHDSTQYAIFGKAVKHPGTKANPYLHKAFSEYIRGGGFEKAKEQLAKNVTSVVASEIKMIFKELK